The following proteins come from a genomic window of Paucimonas lemoignei:
- a CDS encoding Uncharacterized conserved protein: MNQAVSERQFAPHLSLDVEGITVASTNLDNVFNARKIPSSDGSCIFGSLNLPEYQRPYRWSEEQLARLLDDLLGFFSTDAPGHDFYLGSFILHQQGGNGRERGTLNIIDGQQRITSLALLHCLQKGDKGAPELKFNSPESYRRIQLNLRWLEQQKLPQIDFTRINVTLVVTRREDDAYRFFETQNTSGVRLSGADIIKAYHLRSVVPAAQNDFARTWERLGDLKPLVAMLMKSRHWQSLRWRNVASDRDPLLERKQIVTELAERTLANTPDIAYRPLQVHRDAWGKDMHSVQPGYAMRQPLGSGVNTMRYVAYFHGLRQTLLDVGEAPPKGSFAYYYKRLSKDACGSVFLSRAYECALLMYASQFGTARLLEVSLWMFRVIFSMRLIREVSVREDGVQAHIRDNPLMDWIASSHSEDELLEYLRSYKYTPTGEGLDKHSIKKRFVESVSITLHLNLPWPNPIRVAAEYDAGLCAAIKRISLADIARQGGK; this comes from the coding sequence ATGAACCAAGCCGTGAGCGAACGGCAATTTGCCCCACATCTGTCGCTTGACGTGGAGGGCATAACCGTTGCTTCCACGAACCTGGACAATGTGTTCAACGCCAGGAAGATTCCGTCCAGCGACGGAAGCTGTATTTTCGGCAGCCTGAATTTGCCCGAATACCAACGGCCCTATCGCTGGAGCGAAGAGCAACTGGCGCGGCTGCTCGATGATTTACTAGGTTTCTTCAGCACGGATGCGCCGGGTCACGACTTCTACCTTGGCAGCTTCATCCTGCACCAGCAAGGTGGTAACGGGCGTGAGCGGGGCACTCTGAATATTATCGATGGTCAGCAGCGCATTACCAGCTTGGCGTTGCTTCATTGCCTGCAGAAGGGCGACAAAGGCGCACCTGAGTTGAAATTCAACTCTCCAGAAAGCTATCGGCGCATCCAGCTCAATCTTCGATGGCTGGAGCAGCAAAAGTTGCCGCAGATAGATTTCACCCGCATCAACGTGACTCTGGTCGTCACGCGGCGAGAGGACGATGCCTACCGCTTTTTCGAAACCCAGAACACTTCTGGTGTTCGTCTGAGCGGCGCGGACATCATCAAGGCTTATCACCTGCGCAGCGTGGTTCCAGCTGCGCAGAATGATTTTGCCCGGACCTGGGAGCGCCTCGGCGATCTCAAGCCTCTGGTCGCAATGCTGATGAAATCCCGGCATTGGCAAAGCCTGCGCTGGCGAAATGTTGCCAGTGATCGTGACCCGCTGCTCGAGCGCAAGCAGATCGTCACGGAACTCGCCGAGCGAACGCTGGCGAATACCCCCGATATTGCCTATCGGCCCTTGCAGGTGCACCGCGATGCCTGGGGTAAGGACATGCATAGCGTCCAGCCGGGGTACGCAATGCGACAGCCCCTGGGCTCAGGGGTTAACACGATGCGTTACGTCGCCTACTTCCATGGCCTTCGGCAGACGTTGCTCGACGTCGGTGAAGCACCACCTAAAGGCTCGTTCGCCTACTACTACAAACGCTTGTCCAAGGATGCGTGCGGCAGCGTGTTCCTGAGCAGGGCATACGAATGCGCTTTGCTGATGTATGCCAGCCAGTTCGGCACCGCCAGGCTGCTCGAAGTCAGTCTGTGGATGTTCCGAGTGATCTTTTCGATGCGCCTTATCAGAGAGGTCAGCGTGCGGGAAGACGGTGTTCAAGCGCACATCAGGGACAATCCGCTGATGGACTGGATCGCCAGCAGCCATAGCGAAGATGAGCTATTGGAGTACTTGCGTAGCTATAAATACACTCCAACCGGGGAGGGGCTCGATAAACACAGTATCAAGAAGCGCTTCGTAGAGTCGGTTTCCATCACGCTTCACTTGAACCTGCCGTGGCCGAACCCGATCCGTGTCGCCGCTGAATACGATGCCGGGCTGTGTGCCGCCATCAAACGAATCAGCCTTGCTGACATTGCCCGCCAAGGAGGCAAATGA
- a CDS encoding Uncharacterized conserved protein — protein MSAQVQSYVQTAATLCQQGISLTIPCYQRPYVWPSDDVEALLEQIILASERDADDQPAQAHYFFGTVLTSEVVPGSTSDAAIVYELIDGQQRMTTLMVLALALCSLMPSSPLRSLVVLGNAPRLTFNIREEVQSRLSAWAGLTADIEPDEKEVSNPYLIHLSAARKVACDRLKRLQAKGGEQALQRVGDYLFNHVTWVNNVMPAGMDLNKLFATLNTSGLQLEQTDILKARLMKRIKQNRATYEGIWQACEDMGNYFEKNLRDVFAGTHWGALRFNDLADHSFDHFTLERPADGYAKGRTISEIRSMKVKDEAVEVPREKDEARYQSVVSFGLVLMHAFRIYRHTQNMRDIGSRLNDSNLNECFSGFVETATAAQAKEFMECLWNVRFQFDRWVVKWVRLGEEDERTLRLSTINNRSKGNGPDWRTVTQDTSDLSQLQSMRYLTGERSAQYWLTPFLGRLVDSPDMKEHQVLALLEQIDNQLSLTEMTQKEASYRLLSSDTAEPVSIAITVSYLKEPNGTSFEHYWFQKLEYILWRERSTFNWLDLEKLHLYRITSKNSVEHVHPQNEEFRRTLPDELLHGFGNLVLLSPGENSSYSNMAVLKKQAAFRAKPKYDSLKLAHIFHVLGKGDDWGQDQINEHALAMLSLIETHYGT, from the coding sequence ATGAGTGCTCAAGTCCAGTCCTATGTACAGACTGCCGCTACGCTGTGCCAGCAAGGTATATCGCTGACTATTCCCTGCTATCAACGCCCGTATGTCTGGCCCAGTGACGACGTGGAGGCTCTGCTGGAGCAGATCATCCTGGCGAGCGAGCGCGATGCCGACGATCAACCCGCACAAGCGCATTACTTTTTCGGCACCGTGCTGACCAGCGAAGTGGTTCCGGGTTCGACTTCTGATGCTGCCATCGTCTACGAACTCATCGATGGTCAGCAACGAATGACGACATTGATGGTGCTGGCGCTTGCTCTCTGTTCGTTGATGCCATCTTCGCCGCTGCGGTCGCTGGTGGTTTTGGGCAATGCTCCGAGACTTACTTTCAATATTCGTGAAGAAGTCCAGTCTCGGTTGAGCGCCTGGGCGGGTTTGACGGCGGACATTGAACCGGATGAAAAGGAGGTTTCGAATCCCTACCTCATACACCTAAGCGCTGCCCGAAAAGTAGCCTGCGACAGACTCAAGAGGTTGCAGGCCAAGGGCGGCGAGCAAGCCCTTCAGCGCGTCGGGGACTACCTGTTCAACCACGTGACCTGGGTCAACAATGTCATGCCCGCGGGCATGGACCTGAACAAGTTGTTCGCGACGCTGAACACCAGCGGGCTACAGCTTGAGCAGACGGATATCCTCAAGGCTCGCTTGATGAAACGTATCAAGCAGAACCGTGCCACTTACGAAGGCATCTGGCAGGCCTGCGAAGATATGGGGAATTACTTCGAGAAAAACCTGCGCGATGTCTTCGCGGGTACCCATTGGGGGGCTTTGAGGTTCAACGATCTTGCGGATCATTCCTTCGACCATTTTACCCTTGAACGCCCTGCAGACGGCTACGCAAAAGGCCGCACGATCAGCGAAATACGTTCGATGAAAGTGAAGGACGAGGCGGTTGAAGTGCCGCGCGAGAAGGATGAGGCTCGCTATCAGTCAGTCGTCAGCTTCGGCCTGGTGCTGATGCATGCCTTTCGAATTTATCGGCACACTCAGAACATGCGTGATATCGGCTCACGGCTCAACGACAGCAACCTCAATGAGTGTTTCTCCGGCTTTGTCGAAACGGCCACTGCGGCGCAAGCCAAGGAGTTCATGGAGTGCCTCTGGAACGTGCGGTTTCAGTTCGACCGCTGGGTCGTCAAGTGGGTGCGCCTGGGTGAGGAAGATGAACGCACCTTGCGCCTGAGCACCATCAACAATCGAAGCAAAGGCAATGGTCCCGATTGGCGCACGGTCACTCAGGATACTTCCGACTTGAGCCAACTGCAGAGCATGCGTTACCTCACGGGTGAGCGCAGTGCTCAATATTGGCTGACACCGTTCCTGGGCAGGTTGGTCGACTCGCCTGATATGAAGGAGCATCAAGTGCTGGCGTTGCTCGAACAGATCGATAACCAGCTCTCGCTCACCGAAATGACCCAGAAGGAAGCGAGCTATCGGCTGTTGTCCAGTGACACCGCAGAGCCGGTGTCCATCGCAATCACAGTGTCTTATCTCAAGGAGCCCAATGGCACGAGTTTCGAACACTACTGGTTCCAGAAACTGGAATACATTCTGTGGCGTGAGCGCAGCACCTTCAACTGGCTTGACCTTGAAAAGCTGCACCTGTACAGGATTACGTCGAAGAACTCGGTCGAACATGTGCATCCGCAAAATGAAGAGTTCCGCAGGACATTACCTGACGAGTTGCTGCACGGATTCGGCAATCTGGTACTGCTCAGTCCGGGTGAAAACTCCTCGTACAGCAACATGGCGGTACTCAAGAAGCAAGCGGCATTCCGCGCCAAGCCGAAGTACGACTCCTTGAAACTTGCGCACATATTCCATGTGCTGGGTAAAGGCGACGACTGGGGGCAGGATCAGATCAACGAGCACGCGCTAGCGATGCTCTCGCTCATCGAGACGCACTACGGCACGTGA
- the rapA_1 gene encoding Type III restriction enzyme, res subunit family protein, translating into MNGLMVGDLVCSSNFSGIGKLLSVDHKSNEGVVGFFESPISSECRLKAVDVALLESAQLYEESIVYCQDRASGIWRRGRYAGPRPGNRHLVIFRAGGDQQEVEIDQLNCLNIGPGELLDPAAFLAARSNDAPYFCSLRHDFLSAYIEQRAACRSISSIPSSSVELEPHQIAVVRRVLQDPIPKYLLADEVGLGKTIEAGMIIREHVLEKKHNSRVLITVPTALIEQWRDELSGRFHLSELLASQAEPQRLIRICSHEQVNSVLKGWLPTLLVVDEAHQIATWAWDQQIAVRERFRALAEGCQVASVVLLLSGTPLNGNEKNFLAMLHCLSPEAYELSQEGVRRFTTQIAERELVGGWYSALTPSNSNAALEHILQSLVSKFPNDPSLQSLVNETLPLVDFFAEQSGDLRMQAVQTLRRYIGEHYRLHQRMLRNRRESQQLAWLFPGLAGLKRSYWPLAEKMPSLDLLLEAYRSQASRDPDDFQAMNAEVYLQWVDDLLVSPLLVGRRASQIIQHLSGSLKQAEQEFLDDISQQALHEQVDKDNCLIESLRNWLAEHKNGKAVVFCGVEEVAQHIFTLLAFELDVAVERYIPERELRFIRPVNSVRVLVCDQRGEDGLNLHGGQRIAVHYSLPRSFSRIEQRLGRLNRYSANLVGVRPVESLALLPANDGLIRRWIDVLDLSVGIFNNTVASLQYVLEEHLESTWKTVASSGHEALPRSATGLSGDDGLLVRERRRVKVQEELLALDDEVSEAKDFAEQIANADDSAEEQAKRMCAWMTKGLSFNFEGDLQSPFRLRFAVEGSREGTKTLVDVQTFVATCLTGIDPKSGNPPATAPMSVSRTQVAGQSGVYPFRYGQPFVDSVYNLITVDSRGATSAFLRILEKGNLSAPKIFFRLNWLVTAVKLGSSRLEQVCGDEMLMPSVQSHWLAEDGSLVVAESMLRSLEWPYDKANPSFQDFNLRSDAWPEFESLLPAEHWKRMILEIASRSRQQILADLPQVQVCSFEPQLQLLSMHAVVVCTNKMLRGA; encoded by the coding sequence ATGAATGGATTGATGGTTGGCGATCTCGTGTGTTCCAGTAATTTTTCCGGTATAGGAAAATTACTGAGCGTGGATCACAAGAGCAATGAGGGGGTGGTGGGGTTTTTTGAGTCGCCCATTAGTTCTGAGTGTCGACTGAAAGCCGTAGATGTTGCTTTGCTTGAAAGTGCACAGTTGTACGAAGAGTCGATTGTGTATTGTCAGGATCGTGCAAGCGGTATTTGGAGGAGGGGTAGGTACGCTGGTCCTCGCCCCGGTAACAGGCATCTAGTGATTTTTCGGGCTGGTGGAGATCAGCAAGAGGTCGAAATTGATCAACTTAATTGCCTAAATATAGGGCCGGGAGAATTGCTCGACCCGGCGGCGTTTTTGGCTGCACGGTCAAATGACGCACCCTATTTTTGCTCCTTACGGCATGATTTTTTGAGCGCTTATATCGAGCAGCGCGCAGCCTGTCGTTCAATTTCGTCAATTCCCAGCAGCAGTGTTGAGTTGGAGCCGCATCAGATTGCTGTAGTGCGTCGTGTTCTCCAGGATCCAATACCTAAATACCTCTTGGCAGATGAAGTAGGCCTCGGCAAAACCATTGAAGCGGGCATGATCATTCGTGAGCATGTGTTAGAGAAAAAACATAACTCAAGAGTGCTTATCACAGTACCTACGGCACTTATCGAGCAATGGAGAGATGAGTTGTCTGGACGCTTTCACCTTAGTGAGTTGTTGGCAAGTCAGGCTGAGCCGCAGCGATTGATTCGAATCTGCTCGCATGAGCAAGTAAATAGTGTCCTCAAGGGTTGGTTGCCAACCTTATTGGTGGTCGATGAGGCTCACCAAATTGCAACTTGGGCATGGGATCAACAGATTGCAGTGCGTGAGCGTTTTCGTGCCCTGGCCGAAGGCTGTCAGGTGGCCTCGGTTGTACTGCTTCTTTCTGGTACTCCGCTAAACGGTAATGAGAAGAACTTTTTGGCAATGCTGCACTGCCTTAGTCCAGAGGCCTATGAATTGTCACAGGAGGGTGTGCGTCGTTTTACTACCCAGATTGCTGAGCGAGAATTAGTCGGTGGTTGGTACAGCGCCCTAACGCCAAGCAACTCCAACGCAGCTCTGGAGCATATACTTCAAAGTTTGGTGAGTAAATTCCCTAATGATCCGTCTCTGCAATCTTTAGTCAATGAGACCCTTCCGCTTGTAGATTTTTTTGCTGAGCAAAGTGGTGATCTGAGAATGCAGGCAGTCCAAACTTTAAGGCGTTATATCGGCGAACACTACCGACTTCATCAGCGAATGTTGCGTAACCGGCGCGAGTCGCAGCAACTGGCATGGCTGTTTCCGGGTCTTGCCGGCTTGAAACGTAGTTACTGGCCATTGGCAGAGAAAATGCCTTCTTTAGATTTGTTGCTGGAGGCGTATCGCAGTCAAGCAAGTCGTGATCCTGATGATTTCCAGGCGATGAATGCAGAGGTGTACTTGCAATGGGTAGATGATCTATTGGTCAGTCCTTTGCTAGTCGGTCGGCGCGCTAGTCAGATCATTCAACATCTGTCCGGTTCGCTGAAGCAGGCTGAACAGGAGTTTCTTGATGATATCTCCCAGCAAGCCCTTCACGAACAGGTAGATAAAGACAATTGCTTGATTGAAAGCCTTCGCAATTGGCTTGCTGAACATAAAAACGGCAAGGCAGTGGTGTTCTGTGGGGTTGAGGAAGTTGCGCAACATATATTCACTTTGCTGGCTTTCGAATTAGATGTTGCGGTTGAACGTTATATCCCCGAACGAGAGTTGCGATTCATCCGCCCTGTGAATTCTGTCAGAGTGTTGGTATGTGACCAGCGGGGTGAGGACGGTCTTAACCTGCATGGGGGACAGCGAATTGCAGTGCATTACAGTTTGCCACGCTCCTTCAGTCGTATTGAGCAGCGACTTGGCCGACTTAATCGTTACAGTGCCAACTTGGTCGGGGTTCGTCCAGTAGAAAGTTTGGCGCTACTTCCTGCGAATGACGGATTAATCCGCCGCTGGATTGATGTGCTGGATCTGTCAGTAGGCATATTCAACAACACGGTAGCTAGCTTGCAATATGTACTGGAGGAGCATCTTGAGAGCACCTGGAAAACAGTAGCCTCTTCGGGTCATGAGGCGCTGCCACGGAGCGCAACAGGCTTAAGTGGCGATGATGGCTTGCTTGTACGTGAGCGACGTCGCGTGAAGGTTCAGGAAGAGTTGCTGGCGCTAGATGATGAGGTTAGCGAGGCTAAGGACTTCGCCGAACAAATAGCCAACGCCGACGACTCCGCAGAAGAGCAAGCCAAGCGCATGTGCGCATGGATGACTAAGGGGCTGTCCTTCAATTTTGAGGGTGACTTGCAAAGTCCATTTAGACTCAGGTTCGCCGTAGAGGGATCACGTGAGGGCACCAAGACGTTAGTGGACGTCCAAACCTTTGTTGCTACCTGCCTAACCGGTATCGATCCCAAAAGTGGTAATCCCCCGGCAACTGCGCCAATGAGTGTTTCTAGAACCCAGGTTGCTGGTCAGTCCGGTGTGTATCCATTTCGATATGGTCAGCCGTTTGTAGACTCAGTTTATAATTTGATTACTGTTGATTCGCGAGGAGCAACCAGTGCTTTTCTGCGCATACTTGAAAAAGGCAATTTGAGCGCACCGAAAATATTCTTCCGACTTAATTGGTTGGTAACCGCTGTGAAGCTTGGGTCTAGTCGTCTGGAACAAGTTTGTGGCGATGAGATGTTGATGCCTTCAGTGCAGAGCCATTGGCTGGCGGAGGATGGCAGTCTGGTGGTTGCTGAGAGCATGTTGAGGTCGTTGGAGTGGCCTTATGACAAAGCTAATCCCAGCTTTCAAGATTTCAATCTGCGCAGTGACGCCTGGCCTGAGTTTGAGTCCTTGTTACCTGCAGAGCACTGGAAGCGAATGATCTTGGAGATCGCCTCTAGAAGTCGCCAACAGATTTTGGCAGACCTGCCCCAGGTGCAGGTCTGTTCGTTTGAGCCGCAACTGCAACTACTATCGATGCATGCGGTAGTTGTGTGTACAAACAAGATGCTGAGGGGGGCTTGA